AATGTGATCATTATACAATAAAAAAATGATTCCATGATAATTTCATTTCACCAACTCATCATCGCAGGCTTTGGATTCAGGGATTCAAAGGCTATAACAAATGTGGTGGACATTTTCGCTAGGATCTTTATTCCACGACTTACTAGTTACTACAAAACATTTACAAATANNNNNNNNNNNNNNNNNNNNNNNNNNNNNNNNNNNNNNNNNNNNNNNNNNNNNNNNNNNNNNNNNNNNNNNNNNNNNNNNNNNNNNNNNNNNNNNNNNNNNNNNNNNNNNNNNNNNNNNNNNNNNNNNNNNNNNNNNNNNNNNNNNNNNNNNNNNNNNNNNNNNNNNNNNNNNNNNNNNNNNNNNNNNNNNNNNNNNNNNNNNNNNNNNNNNNNNNNNNNNNNNNNNNNNNNNNNNNNNNNNNNNNNNNNNNNNNNNNNNNNNNNNNNNNNNNNNNNNNNNNNNNNNNNNNNNNNNNNNNNNNNNNNNNNNNNNNNNNNNNNNNNNNNNNNNNNNNNNNNNNAAACAATGGGATTACATAGACGCTTATTACATATTTCATCCATACGATTCACATTACACAAGCACATCCTATTCTTTCTTTCAGGTGCGTAGTAATACTGTCTTGTCTTATTTCACATACGACACTCAGGTGATAGCTGGTTTAATGATGAAAGAAAGCAGGCTGATTGTCCAAGAACACCACAGATCAGGTTCAGGAAGCACGAGCCTTTTTGTTAATCTGAAGGGAGGGTCCTCGTGGAGATGAGGTCGAACGACACGCCGTTCTCCTCGAGACGCTTCTGGAGATCTGTGGGGCCGAAGACGACGCCTGGCGTGTACACCCCGCCTTTTGGCAGATTGGCTCGCTGGCTCAGCAGGACGAGGGCGCACTGGACAAGGACGATCGGAGTGGTGATGTACCCGATCTCTGGCCCTGAAACTCTGGTGACCATCTCCATGTCTGGCTTGGTTCCACGCTCTGATGCACGGGCCAAATCGCTGTACCCATGGCCGACGAACCACAGTTTGAATGAGGCGTTGTTCACCTCCTCTTCTGTTGGTCCAGTCTTTCTACACAATCCAAGGGAGAAGAACTCGGGGAATTTTAGCAAGAGAGACCTACCCAAGGAGAAACCCCCAAGGATGCCAATGAGAAGTCCAGTACACAGCCACCGCGCAAGGCCCAGGATGGAACGGGTGCCGATTTTCACACCGAAATGTGCAGGTTTGATAGAGGACCAGAACTCCTTCCTGCGGTCCACAAATTCTGAGGTTTCATCCACACCAGGAAGGCCCTCGGGATGCTCTGTCACTTTTGCTAGGGTTCTCTTCACAACCACTGTGTCAGCAGAAGGTAACTTCACCACCCACAATCCTAGTGCCTTGTCATGCTCAATCAGTGATCCTTTGGGAGGTGCAGGCCCCGGAATCTACCCAGAAGGAGAAACCTTAGCATCAAATGATCATTCTCCAATAAAATTTGATTCCATCATACTTTCGCCAATTCATCATCACACACATTGGATTCACAGATTCAAAGGCTATAACAAATGTGGTGGACATTTTCGCTAGGATCTTTATACTATGACTCACTAAAAAACATTTAAGAATATTGAATATTCTATATGCCATGTCCAATCTATCACAACAAAGATGGGGGCAGCTAGAAATAATGGGCCTAAGTTGAATTCAGATTGTGGCATTACCGAAGCCAACCCATTTTGCTTTGTCTTTATAAAACATTCAGCCACACAAAAATTTGTGTGGGCATCAGTATTTAGATCAACCACACAAAATTTACATCCAATCCAAACGGGCCCCAAATGAAAGAATGAATCCATTATTAAGGGCAAGCAAGGCAAACGTGGAGTGTATTACTACCAACAAAATGGCAAAGTAGTAATATTAGCCACTTAGAAATACCCATTCTTCATGAAGTAGCAGTGTAGCACGTACATCTACACAACAAAAGGCATGGCAGACACCATTCACATGTGAGAGGACCAATGTTAATCTGAGCTTAAGAATTATTCAGTAGTTAGTAGTTGGTCCACGATATATGTCAGCTTGATTTTATAGTCCTTCTTGGAGCAGGCAGTTAGCACAACATACACGGCCGAACAAAAGAACTACATACAAAATTTTGATGCCTTCAAACAAAGGTGATGGTCAGGGATAGGCAATCTATAATTTCTAAGAAAATAAAGAAACAGAACTATACCAGGTTGTACACAAGTACACAAACACCATATATAACCCAGACATCAGCAGTAAGGCGACGGTCAGGAGTAAGCAATAGTTTTCTTGCAAGAAAATAAAAAGGCAAAAGTAACTATACCAGGTTGTCCACGACCACAAGTGCCCGTAGATCATATATAGCACAGGCATTAGCAGTAGTGTATATTCTCAATGATAGAAGACAAGCAACTAGTTTGTGTCCTCCCTATCATCTGTAAGTCTCTATCTAGTCTATAACTGTCCGCCTTCTTAGTTATATAATAAGAAACTATGCCACACATATTCCGTCCTATCTCGACatgcatcaataacttttagattgtactccctccgttcctaaatataggtctttttagagatttcaataaggactacatacggatgtatatagacatattttagagtgtagattcactcactttgctccgtatgtagtccgcattggaatctctaaaaagacttatatttaggaatggagggagtattttctaGTGCTAGTAGTACACTATACCAGCACACAtagtacatactccctccgtcccaaaataagtgttgcagacttttttttttgcatggtaatacgtctcattcatatcataaagatcaaagtaTAAGTCATgtaaggaccgacatgacaaaactgaaaagatagcagaacatctttgagcttgacaccaacgcccgtcacctgcctctggcTAGTacaacttattttgggacggagggggtaCATCCTTGTAGGTGGTCCAAAATTGGCACTTAGAAAGAAAATCCAAATGTTCTGAGACAGATAACTGGATGTTATAATAAAGAAAGTGCCAGTTTTATGATAACTAACAGAGCAATGCTATTTACAGATTCTACAAAAAACATTACGTTCTGGTTCAATCTGCTGATGGTTAGCCATAACCGTGGGGAAATTACAATTCAAAAAGAACTAGTACGTACAGTTTTCATAAAAGTCTTATGTAGAAATAGGATTTTCGTAGGTGCAAAGGCAAGGATCAGGGATCTGGCCGAACAAAGCTATCAATTAGCAGTGTTATGGTATGTGCGTTTATCATGAAAGTCAAGGATAAGGAAAGACATAAATCCTCCTTCTAACTGAATGTATTAGTTTCTACGggtttgctaaagcacatctagatgtgccatctAAGTTTTGCACATCTAAGTTCTATGTCATTGATTGTACGCAGAGATTCGTGCGggtattttctcttttctttttccttctctttttatgTTGATAGTCACTTAGATGTGCACTAACTTGAGCACATCTAGATGTTCCCTAGCTTCTAGTTTCATCCCTATGACGGGGTACTGTTAATCCCCTCAGCCTCATGAATCACTACCGTCCAAGCAGATTGCTGTGATGAAATAAGTAAATCAATTCCGAAACTGCAATGCGAGAATTTTAGTAACTCACCCTGGGCTTCGCCGGCCTTGGCCTGGATCGGCGCAGCGCCTGCAGCTCGCTGGCGTTGGCCACGCCGAGAACGGCCGACTGAAACGTGCCGAAGTTCCCGACGATCTTCCTGTCCGACTCCAGGTTGACGTAGGCGACCACGCTcagcggcgcggagggcggcgtcCACTGCCTGGAGTTGAACAAGAACCCGAGCTCCGCGGGGATGGAGTCAAACCCGCAGGCGGAGACAATCAGCGACCCGTTCTTGGCGGCGACCTCGTGGAGGTCGGCCTCGACGCGCTCCATGAACTCGGGCTCGCCGGAGATGTCGAGGCAGTCGGCCCCCGCCTCAGCGCAGGCCGCGGCCACCTGGCGGCCGTGGAGGCGGAAGGGCCCCGCGCAGGAGAGCAGGACGCGCGCCCGGGCGGCGACCGCGGCGAGGGAGGCCGGGTCGGAGGCGTCGGCGACGAGGATGGGGACGTCGGGGGCGGGCCCCGGCGCGGCCGCCCAGCGGAGCGCGGCGGCGACGCGGTCCCGGCTGCGGCCGGCGAGCGCGAGGGAGCGCAGCGGGGAGGCGTTGGGGGGCAGGAACTTGAGCGCCTCGCGGATGACGTACTTGCCGGTGAAGCCCGAGGCCCCGAAGATGACGACGTCGAACACCTCCGGCCCCGGCGGCACTGGCGCCGCCATGGAAGAGGGGTTTGGGCTCTCACTCGGGTGCGGCGAGTTGGACTGACTGGTGCGAGGTGGCTTGGCTTGGCTTTGCTCGGTGCGACCGCTTTTGACGTTGCTGTGGGAGGAGCGCATGCGAGGGACGCGGTCACGTTTTCACGCCTGATCTCGCATCATTTTGTTGTGCATAGTTTGCAGGTAGGTGGCTGTTCGCTGCTGGGAATTCGCATGCACAGTTGGTTTGCTAGCAGGTGTGGTGTTGGATCTAAAAAAGCAGGTGTGGTGTTGCTCGAACATGAGGCGCCGAAATCATTGTTTTGACCTTTCTTTTTTAAACTTAATCACAATCTGACTCTCTGGTTTTAAGAAGAACCACGATCTGACATTTTTCCTACCACCGCAATACCTGACAGTAGGGTAACATAGTGCCTACAGCCGGGGTCCCTAGCGGGAGAGTACTGAAGAGTTACGTGAGACCCACCCACCCATTTACCCCCGCACTTTCTTCTTCCCCTCCCTGAGCACAGCTCCTCTTCCATCTCTCTCCCTCACAGAAGGCCCTCTCAAATCTCTCTCTGTTGCTTGTGTCCGGTGGATTCGGAGCATTTTCATCACTCAAGGTATCTCTCTCACCTCCTCATTTTGGTTGGTTGGAATCACCTCATTCGGTGGCATTGCTCACTTTTCTGCAAACCCTAGTTTTTGCTATTCTTGTGGTGAAATCAATGGATATGATGTATTTAGGGTTATGCTTGACTATGTGTAGTATGGATATTATTGTGGTTGGTACCAAACCTAGAGTATGGTTAGGGATTTTGACGATCTCAGGTTAGGGTTATGGTGAGGGTAAAAATTACTCCTCGGATTGTAGGATGGCATCGATTATCTTTCATTGAGGCATCTGTTGAGGCGGTGGAGAACCGTCAACATGTAGTCATCGAGGAAGAGATGCACGAGCGGGTAAATATCGTCGACGATATGAATGCGGCTTCGTGGGACTTTGCATCGTGTTATTTCGGTGATTACCCTCTGAAAGTTGtcgaagaaaaagaaaagaatatcCATGACCTCAAGATGAACAAAAAGCTTCATAGAGGTGATATTGCAAGGTAAATTGCATTTTGCACAAGGAGGAAGAATTGGCTCAGATGGACTTGCAAAACCCTAGCCAGGTCATCGACTGGGTAATCAAGCAAGGAGCATCGCCGATACCGAGGTTGGCTGCTCATCGGGCTTGGGTTCTTGAAAGAAAGTTTGTCATTTTTTCCAACCCGGGACCATACCACAAAGATATTGTATTGAAGCATCTGCCCGAGCGTCTTGGGAATTATGCACGCATGAAAAATAAGAGGGGTTGAAGTCCATGAGCTCTGCTTGGGGAAGCTCTGATATTGCTTGAACTCCGAGACATTGTACTGTCATTTGAACTATAATGGCATGAGCCCCTTAGTCATATGCATTTTAGTTGAACTCCATATGTGACATGTAATCTTTGTCCTTCGAACTCCGTCAGAACTTCGTGTTGTATGTCATTTTCACTAAGTTATATTTGTGTTGTATGTCACTCACTTATATGAATGTAGTACTCATGTAGGATGGAAAACAGTGCGAGCCTTCagatagcatatgtggtggctGAAGAAACTCGATGTCGTCATATGATGACTGAGATAAAAAGGTGGGTTAAGAGCTACGAAGAGGTGAATGCAACTGCGTGGGAGTCCAATCTGTATCACTTCTGTGAGTACCCTCGAGAGGTTGTCGCTGGAAAAGAGAAGGAACTTCATGAGCTGCAGAGGAAGGAAGACGATTGTAGACACTCTCTGGCAATGGAGATTGTGTTTTCCGTTAGCATTGATGAATTCCCGAGCTTGACTTGATAAGGCTTGGGCAGGTCCTTGGTTGGGCAATGAAGCAAGGACTGTCGTCTAGACCGAGCTGACCTCCTCGATGAGCCTGGTTTCGCCACATAGAGGGTATCATGATACATTGGGCGGGATGCAATAATATTCGTTTGGAGCCTAAGCCAGAGCGTGACGGGCAGATTGCACGCATAAAACTTGTCAGGGCTTATCTCCCGTCAGGCACACTTTGCAATGCTACGAAGTCGTTTGAACTTCGTTATGTATTCCATTTGAACTAGTGCTTCTTGTATGTCATTTGAATTAGTGGATGTCGTATGTCATTTGATGTAGTAGATCATGTATGTCATTTGAACTACAATGTGTTTCATGTCATGTCATTTGAACTAATCTAGGTTGTATGTCATTTCAACCACAAAATGTATGCTTACGATATTGTGGACCAAAATAAAGTGTTACAAAACACAAAACACATGGACCAAATATTACCAC
This region of Triticum aestivum cultivar Chinese Spring chromosome 2D, IWGSC CS RefSeq v2.1, whole genome shotgun sequence genomic DNA includes:
- the LOC123052201 gene encoding probable mitochondrial saccharopine dehydrogenase-like oxidoreductase At5g39410 isoform X1 → MRSSHSNVKSGRTEQSQAKPPRTSQSNSPHPSESPNPSSMAAPVPPGPEVFDVVIFGASGFTGKYVIREALKFLPPNASPLRSLALAGRSRDRVAAALRWAAAPGPAPDVPILVADASDPASLAAVAARARVLLSCAGPFRLHGRQVAAACAEAGADCLDISGEPEFMERVEADLHEVAAKNGSLIVSACGFDSIPAELGFLFNSRQWTPPSAPLSVVAYVNLESDRKIVGNFGTFQSAVLGVANASELQALRRSRPRPAKPRIPGPAPPKGSLIEHDKALGLWVVKLPSADTVVVKRTLAKVTEHPEGLPGVDETSEFVDRRKEFWSSIKPAHFGVKIGTRSILGLARWLCTGLLIGILGGFSLGRSLLLKFPEFFSLGLCRKTGPTEEEVNNASFKLWFVGHGYSDLARASERGTKPDMEMVTRVSGPEIGYITTPIVLVQCALVLLSQRANLPKGGVYTPGVVFGPTDLQKRLEENGVSFDLISTRTLPSD
- the LOC123052201 gene encoding probable mitochondrial saccharopine dehydrogenase-like oxidoreductase At5g39410 isoform X2 codes for the protein MRSSHSNVKSGRTEQSQAKPPRTSQSNSPHPSESPNPSSMAAPVPPGPEVFDVVIFGASGFTGKYVIREALKFLPPNASPLRSLALAGRSRDRVAAALRWAAAPGPAPDVPILVADASDPASLAAVAARARVLLSCAGPFRLHGRQVAAACAEAGADCLDISGEPEFMERVEADLHEVAAKNGSLIVSACGFDSIPAELGFLFNSRQWTPPSAPLSVVAYVNLESDRKIVGNFGTFQSAVLGVANASELQALRRSRPRPAKPRIPGPPPPKGSLIEHDKALGLWVMKLPSADTVVVKRTLAKVTEHPEGLPGADETPEFAEHRKEFWSSIKPAHFGMKISSRSILGLFWWLCTGLFIGILGGFSFGRSLLLKFPEFFSIGLFRKTGPTEEEVRSASFKMWFIGRGYSDLARASERGGKPDKEIVTRVSGPEIGYITTPIVLVQCALVLLSQRANLPKGGVYTPGAVFGPTDLQKRLEENGLSFELISARTLP